The Streptomyces sp. NBC_00224 genome has a window encoding:
- a CDS encoding alpha-1,4-glucan--maltose-1-phosphate maltosyltransferase, translated as MNLPIGRIPVLDVRPAVDCGRRPAKAVAGETFMVTATVFREGHDSVAANVVLRDPRGRPGPWTPMRELAPGSDRWGAEVTPAAEGRWSYTVEAWSDPVATWRRYAGIKIPAGLDTDLVLAEGAALYERAARGVPKTKGREAVLAAVDALRDGSRPPAARLAAALTPEADAALARYPLRELLSASEPLSLLVERERALFGSWYELFPRSEGAVVQAGKPPVSGTFRTAAERLPAVAAMGFDVVYLPPVHPIGTTFRKGPNNSLAAAPGDVGVPWAIGSPDGGHDAIHPDLGTLDDFDDFVRTARDLRMEVALDFALQCSPDHPWVDKHPDWFHHRADGTIAYAENPPKKYQDIYPLAFDRDMPGLVAETVRILRFWMDHGVRIFRVDNPHTKPAVFWEQVLAEVNGTDPDVVFLAEAFTRPAMMHTLARIGFQQSYTYFTWRTTKQELTDYLTELTGEAAAYMRPNFFVNTPDILHAYLQHGGRPAFELRAVLAATLAPSWGVYAGYELCENAALHGGSEEYLNSEKYELRPRDWEAAEREGRSLAPLLTSLNRIRRRHPALRQLRSLRFHHTDNDAVLAYSKRSGSNTVLVVANLDPHHTQEATVSLDMPELGLSWHESVPVRDELTGETYHWGRTNYVRLEPGRAPAHVLVLRPSPPIGGSPTP; from the coding sequence GTGAATCTGCCCATCGGCCGTATCCCCGTCCTGGACGTCCGCCCCGCCGTCGACTGCGGCAGAAGGCCGGCGAAGGCGGTGGCGGGCGAGACCTTCATGGTCACCGCCACCGTCTTCCGCGAGGGCCATGACTCGGTGGCCGCCAACGTGGTCCTGCGCGACCCGCGCGGGCGGCCCGGACCGTGGACGCCGATGCGCGAGCTGGCGCCCGGCAGCGACCGCTGGGGCGCCGAGGTCACTCCGGCGGCCGAAGGGCGCTGGTCGTATACGGTCGAGGCGTGGAGCGACCCGGTGGCCACCTGGCGCCGGTACGCCGGGATCAAGATCCCGGCGGGTCTGGACACCGACCTCGTCCTCGCCGAGGGCGCGGCGCTGTACGAGCGGGCCGCGCGCGGGGTGCCGAAGACCAAGGGCCGCGAGGCGGTGCTCGCCGCGGTGGACGCGCTGCGCGACGGCTCCCGCCCGCCGGCCGCCCGGCTGGCCGCGGCCCTCACCCCCGAGGCCGACGCGGCCCTCGCCCGGTACCCGCTGCGCGAACTGCTCAGCGCCTCGGAGCCGCTGTCGCTCCTGGTCGAGCGCGAGCGGGCGCTCTTCGGTTCCTGGTACGAGCTGTTCCCGCGCTCCGAGGGCGCGGTGGTCCAGGCCGGGAAGCCGCCGGTGAGCGGCACGTTCCGGACCGCCGCCGAGCGGCTGCCCGCGGTCGCCGCGATGGGCTTCGACGTGGTCTATCTGCCGCCCGTGCACCCCATCGGCACCACGTTCCGCAAGGGCCCCAACAACAGCCTGGCGGCCGCGCCCGGCGACGTGGGCGTGCCCTGGGCCATCGGCTCGCCGGACGGCGGGCACGACGCGATCCACCCCGACCTGGGCACCCTCGACGACTTCGACGACTTCGTGCGCACGGCCCGCGATCTGCGTATGGAGGTCGCCCTCGACTTCGCGCTCCAGTGCTCGCCGGACCACCCCTGGGTGGACAAGCACCCCGACTGGTTCCACCACCGTGCGGACGGCACCATCGCGTACGCCGAGAACCCGCCCAAGAAGTACCAGGACATCTACCCGCTCGCCTTCGACCGGGACATGCCGGGCCTGGTCGCCGAGACCGTGCGGATCCTGCGGTTCTGGATGGACCACGGGGTGCGGATCTTCCGCGTCGACAATCCGCACACCAAGCCGGCGGTGTTCTGGGAGCAGGTGCTCGCCGAGGTCAACGGGACCGACCCGGACGTGGTGTTCCTGGCCGAGGCGTTCACCCGGCCCGCGATGATGCACACGCTGGCCCGGATCGGCTTCCAGCAGTCGTACACGTACTTCACCTGGCGCACCACCAAGCAGGAGCTGACCGACTACCTCACCGAGCTGACCGGCGAGGCGGCCGCGTACATGCGCCCCAACTTCTTCGTGAACACGCCGGACATCCTGCACGCCTACCTCCAGCACGGCGGCCGCCCCGCCTTCGAGCTGCGCGCGGTGCTCGCCGCGACGCTCGCGCCCAGCTGGGGCGTGTACGCGGGCTACGAGCTGTGCGAGAACGCGGCGCTGCACGGCGGCAGCGAGGAGTACCTGAACTCGGAGAAGTACGAGCTGCGGCCCCGGGACTGGGAGGCGGCCGAGCGCGAGGGCCGTTCGCTGGCCCCACTGCTGACCTCGCTGAACCGGATCCGCCGCCGCCACCCGGCGCTGCGGCAGCTGCGCTCGCTGCGCTTCCACCACACCGACAACGACGCGGTGCTCGCGTACAGCAAGCGCTCGGGATCGAACACCGTTCTGGTGGTCGCCAACCTCGACCCCCACCACACCCAGGAGGCCACGGTCTCGTTGGACATGCCGGAACTCGGCCTTTCGTGGCACGAGTCCGTCCCGGTGCGCGACGAGCTCACCGGTGAGACCTACCACTGGGGCAGGACCAACTACGTGCGCCTAGAGCCGGGCCGCGCGCCCGCGCACGTGCTGGTCCTGCGACCGTCCCCGCCGATCGGAGGGTCACCCACACCATGA
- the glgP gene encoding alpha-glucan family phosphorylase, with amino-acid sequence MKAIRRFTVRPVLPEPLRPLSELARNLRWSWHPETRELFQSVDPEGWRAAGEDPVRLLGSVSAARLAALAEDRRFVRSLTACADDLADYLGGRRWYQEQPEGLPRAIAYFSPEFGITAALPQYSGGLGILAGDHLKSASDLGVPLIGVGLLYRHGYFRQSLSRDGWQQEHYPVLDPNELPLALLREADGEPARISLHLPGGRALHAVVWIARVGRVPLLMLDSDVEGNGPGERDVTDRLYGGGSEHRLLQEMLLGIGGVRAVRAYCRITGHPAPEVFHTNEGHAGFLGLERIRELAGEGLEFDAALESVRAGTVFTTHTPVPAGIDRFDRELVAHHLGDDGELPGVEVSKILQLGMETYPGGEPNLFNMAVMGLRLAQRANGVSTLHGEVSREMFAGLWPGFDPSEVPITSITNGVHAPTWVAPEVFRLGARQIGAGRAEDALSVGGSARWDAVADIPDTEIWELRRELREQLVLEVRERLHASWRTRGAGTAELGWVDGVLDPDVLTIGFARRVPSYKRLTLMLRDRDRLMELLLHPTRPVQIVVAGKAHPADDSGKRLVQELVRFADDPRVRHRIVFLPDYGMAMAKKLYPGCDVWLNNPLRPLEACGTSGMKAALNGCLNLSVLDGWWDEWFEPDFGWAIPTADGSATDEDRRDQLESAALYDLIEDRVAPRFYDRGAGGLPGRWIEMVRETLTSLGPKVLAGRMVREYVERLYAPAAHAHRDLDPDTARELAAWKARVRAAWPQVAVDHVEAVAATAPNGHAELGSTLALRVRAGLGGLQPDDVEVQAVAGRVDAADTLAEARTVALKPAGGPDLEGRWVYEGPLALDRTGPYGYTVRVLPAHRLLADGAGGTDIGLVALPTEATGEGAGVLMR; translated from the coding sequence GTGAAGGCAATCCGTCGATTCACCGTCCGCCCCGTCCTCCCCGAGCCCCTGCGGCCGCTGAGCGAGCTGGCCCGCAATCTGCGCTGGTCCTGGCATCCCGAGACCCGCGAACTCTTCCAGTCCGTCGACCCCGAGGGATGGCGGGCGGCCGGAGAGGATCCCGTGCGCCTGCTGGGGTCGGTCTCCGCCGCCCGGCTCGCCGCGCTGGCCGAGGACCGCCGCTTCGTCCGTTCCCTTACCGCCTGCGCCGACGACCTCGCCGACTATCTGGGCGGGCGGCGGTGGTACCAGGAGCAGCCCGAGGGGCTGCCCCGTGCCATCGCCTACTTCTCGCCGGAGTTCGGGATCACCGCCGCCCTGCCGCAGTACTCGGGCGGGCTCGGCATCCTCGCCGGCGACCATCTGAAGTCCGCGAGCGACCTCGGCGTACCGCTGATCGGCGTCGGGCTCCTCTACCGGCACGGCTACTTCCGCCAGTCGCTCTCGCGCGACGGCTGGCAGCAGGAGCACTATCCCGTGCTCGACCCCAACGAGCTGCCGCTCGCGCTGCTGAGGGAGGCCGACGGCGAGCCCGCCCGGATCTCGCTGCACCTGCCCGGCGGCCGCGCGCTGCACGCGGTGGTCTGGATCGCCCGGGTCGGCCGGGTCCCGCTGTTGATGCTCGACTCGGACGTGGAGGGGAACGGCCCGGGCGAACGCGACGTCACCGACCGGCTGTACGGGGGCGGCAGCGAGCACCGGCTGCTCCAGGAGATGCTGCTCGGCATCGGCGGGGTGCGGGCGGTGCGCGCGTACTGCCGGATCACCGGGCACCCCGCGCCCGAGGTCTTCCACACCAACGAGGGCCACGCGGGCTTCCTCGGTCTGGAGCGCATCCGCGAACTCGCCGGTGAGGGGCTTGAGTTCGACGCGGCCCTGGAGTCGGTGCGGGCCGGGACCGTCTTCACCACCCACACCCCGGTCCCCGCCGGGATCGACCGCTTCGACCGCGAGCTGGTCGCCCACCACCTCGGCGACGACGGCGAGCTGCCGGGCGTGGAGGTCTCGAAGATCCTCCAGCTCGGCATGGAGACCTACCCCGGCGGTGAGCCCAACCTGTTCAACATGGCCGTGATGGGGCTGCGCCTGGCCCAGCGCGCCAACGGCGTCTCCACCCTGCACGGGGAGGTCAGCCGGGAGATGTTCGCGGGCCTGTGGCCCGGGTTCGACCCCTCGGAGGTGCCGATCACCTCCATCACCAACGGAGTGCACGCGCCGACCTGGGTGGCGCCCGAAGTGTTCCGGCTCGGCGCCAGACAGATCGGCGCCGGGCGCGCCGAGGACGCGCTGAGCGTGGGCGGCTCGGCGCGCTGGGACGCGGTCGCCGACATCCCCGACACGGAGATCTGGGAGCTCAGGCGAGAGCTGCGCGAACAGCTGGTCCTCGAAGTGCGCGAGCGGCTGCACGCGTCGTGGCGCACCCGCGGGGCCGGCACGGCCGAGCTCGGCTGGGTGGACGGGGTGCTCGACCCCGACGTCCTCACCATCGGCTTCGCCCGCCGCGTCCCCTCGTACAAGCGGCTGACCCTGATGCTCCGCGACCGGGACCGGCTGATGGAGCTGCTGCTCCATCCGACCCGGCCGGTGCAGATCGTGGTGGCGGGCAAGGCGCACCCCGCCGACGACAGCGGCAAGCGGCTGGTCCAGGAGCTGGTGCGGTTCGCCGACGACCCCCGGGTGCGCCACCGCATCGTCTTCCTGCCCGACTACGGGATGGCGATGGCCAAGAAGCTCTACCCGGGCTGCGACGTGTGGCTCAACAATCCGCTGCGGCCCCTTGAGGCGTGCGGGACCAGCGGGATGAAGGCCGCGCTGAACGGGTGCCTCAACCTGTCGGTCCTGGACGGCTGGTGGGACGAGTGGTTCGAGCCGGACTTCGGCTGGGCCATCCCGACCGCCGACGGCTCCGCCACCGACGAGGACCGCAGGGACCAGCTGGAGTCGGCCGCCCTGTACGACCTGATCGAGGACCGGGTGGCGCCGCGCTTCTACGACCGGGGCGCGGGCGGGCTGCCCGGCCGCTGGATCGAGATGGTCCGCGAGACCCTCACCTCGCTCGGCCCGAAGGTGTTGGCGGGGCGGATGGTGCGTGAGTACGTGGAGCGGCTGTACGCGCCCGCCGCCCACGCCCACCGTGACCTCGATCCGGACACGGCCCGGGAGCTGGCGGCCTGGAAGGCCCGGGTGCGGGCGGCCTGGCCGCAGGTGGCCGTCGACCACGTGGAGGCGGTGGCCGCGACCGCGCCGAACGGTCACGCGGAGCTCGGTTCCACGCTCGCCCTGCGGGTGCGGGCGGGGCTCGGCGGGCTCCAGCCGGACGATGTGGAGGTGCAGGCGGTCGCGGGGCGGGTGGACGCCGCCGACACGCTCGCGGAGGCCCGTACGGTCGCCCTGAAGCCCGCGGGCGGCCCGGACCTGGAGGGACGCTGGGTGTACGAGGGCCCGCTGGCCCTGGACCGGACCGGCCCCTACGGCTACACGGTCCGCGTCCTGCCGGCCCACCGGCTCCTGGCCGACGGCGCCGGCGGCACCGACATCGGACTGGTCGCGCTGCCGACCGAGGCGACGGGGGAGGGGGCGGGGGTGTTGATGCGCTGA
- a CDS encoding BMP family ABC transporter substrate-binding protein — protein MKQVKQVRQARAAKAAREEQDKKDRYARYRVRFARLTALARVHRRRIWIAAGAAAAVAVAAVLVSVLGGDDKPGPPDPRARQYKNVDACLLTGDKGVTEGTEGAPVWAGMQDASKATHARVNFVPVTGEQTAANATPFVNSLLQRSCDVVVAVGKAPVAAAEAAAKAHPKVRFVVVGSEAAAANVTAVKPGDGVRADVARAVEQGVNTPG, from the coding sequence GTGAAGCAGGTCAAGCAGGTACGTCAGGCCCGGGCGGCGAAGGCCGCCCGGGAGGAGCAGGACAAGAAGGACAGATACGCGCGCTACCGGGTGCGCTTCGCCCGGCTCACGGCGTTGGCGCGGGTGCACCGGCGCCGGATCTGGATCGCCGCGGGCGCGGCGGCGGCCGTCGCCGTCGCCGCGGTGCTCGTCTCGGTGCTGGGCGGGGACGACAAGCCGGGGCCGCCGGATCCGCGGGCCCGGCAGTACAAGAACGTCGACGCCTGTCTGCTGACCGGGGACAAGGGCGTCACCGAGGGCACGGAGGGCGCGCCGGTGTGGGCGGGAATGCAGGACGCCTCGAAGGCCACCCACGCGCGCGTCAACTTCGTCCCCGTGACGGGCGAGCAGACCGCCGCCAACGCCACCCCGTTCGTCAACAGCCTCCTCCAGCGCTCCTGCGACGTGGTCGTGGCGGTCGGCAAGGCTCCGGTGGCGGCGGCCGAGGCGGCGGCGAAGGCCCACCCCAAGGTCCGTTTCGTGGTGGTCGGTTCAGAGGCCGCGGCGGCCAATGTGACGGCTGTGAAGCCGGGTGACGGAGTGCGGGCGGATGTCGCCCGGGCTGTCGAGCAGGGGGTCAATACACCCGGTTAG